From a single Nostoc sp. MS1 genomic region:
- a CDS encoding Uma2 family endonuclease, with the protein MTLAKPSELGITHLPDHTELPESDGTFVKNFQEHPQSILLTDSITSVLQQLHPDGQYAIGQDCGIYWRLTEPPERGAEAPDWFYVPNVPPMLNGKFRRSYVLWQEYVAPLIVLEFASGGGSEERDKTPLTGKFWVYEQAIRVPFYGIYEVSKATVEVYHLVDGRYELLPVNERGHYSIAAMGVELGIWQGQYNNMTAPWLRWWDAQGNLLLSSEEQCLRLTTQTHQLTLQLEQEKQRAEHLAERLRQLGIDPEQL; encoded by the coding sequence ATGACCCTTGCTAAACCTTCTGAACTAGGCATTACTCATCTTCCCGACCACACTGAGTTACCAGAGTCAGACGGTACTTTCGTGAAAAATTTTCAAGAACATCCTCAAAGTATCCTACTGACCGACTCAATTACTAGCGTATTACAGCAACTACATCCCGATGGTCAATATGCTATCGGTCAAGATTGTGGTATTTACTGGCGTTTAACCGAACCCCCAGAAAGAGGCGCTGAAGCACCAGATTGGTTCTATGTGCCGAATGTACCACCTATGCTAAATGGTAAGTTTCGGCGTTCTTATGTGTTATGGCAAGAGTACGTTGCACCATTGATTGTACTAGAATTTGCCTCTGGTGGTGGCTCAGAAGAACGAGACAAAACCCCTTTGACTGGAAAATTTTGGGTGTATGAGCAGGCGATTAGAGTCCCATTTTATGGCATCTATGAAGTAAGCAAAGCCACTGTAGAAGTTTATCACTTAGTAGATGGTCGCTATGAACTCTTACCAGTAAATGAACGGGGACATTATTCTATTGCCGCGATGGGGGTTGAATTAGGTATTTGGCAAGGTCAGTATAATAATATGACAGCCCCTTGGTTACGCTGGTGGGATGCTCAAGGAAATTTGTTACTCAGTAGTGAAGAGCAATGCCTGCGGCTAACTACTCAAACGCACCAATTAACACTCCAGCTAGAACAAGAAAAGCAACGAGCAGAACACTTAGCAGAACGGCTACGCCAGCTAGGCATTGACCCTGAACAATTATAG
- a CDS encoding DEAD/DEAH box helicase: protein MNYPAPSPQLDLGSIFPFDLDQFQKDAIASLNAGRSVVVCAPTGSGKTLVGEYAIYRALARGKRVFYTTPLKALSNQKLRDFREKFGSDLVGLLTGDASINRDAPILVMTTEIFRNMLYGTPIGQVGISLVDVEAVVLDECHYMNDRQRGTVWEESIIYCPREVQLVALSATVANSDQLTDWLNRVHGPTDLIYSDFRPVPLEFHYCNPKGLFPLLNDSKTKINPRLANRGKKRQGDRGKNGRPEAPGIIYTLSQLQQRDMLPAIYFIFSRRGCDKAVAEVGDLWLVDNDESQILRRQIDDFLAKNPDAGRSGQIAPLYRGIAAHHAGILPAWKVLVEELFQQGLIKVVFATETLAAGINMPARTTVISTLSKRTDTGHRLLNASEFLQMAGRAGRRGMDKQGHVVTVQTPFEGSKEAAYLATSKPDPLVSQFTPSYGMVLNLLQTHTIEQAKELIERSFGQYMATLHLRPDYEEMAALEGELAKLQELINSVDENDIAIYEKLRQRLKVERQLLKTLQEQAQEERQEQIKMLLDFAVSGTLVSLKGKNINVSSPVTAVLVGKTSGSQSPCLVCLGQDNRWYVAASEDVVDLYAELPRVDVPPDIIPPPELMLKPGQSSRGAKETFAIAQSIPDPDGTLHLSPEVAEQLSRTTAIQAQLEANPLHQSGSVATIFKARARYVELEAELEQMQAVVEQQSQRYWEEFLNLITILQQFDCLDNLVPTQLGQIAAAIRGENELWLGLALASGELNNLDPHHLAATIAALVTETPRPDSRVNFNLSPEIDDAWSRLQKTRRSVLKVQYRHGVALPVGLENRYIGLIALVEQWALGTEWSDLCQNTTLDEGDVVRILRRTLDLLSQIPHVPYLPDVLQRNAYRAMQLIDRFPVNEVVE from the coding sequence GTGAATTATCCCGCGCCGTCTCCACAACTGGACTTAGGGTCGATATTTCCCTTTGATCTAGATCAGTTTCAAAAAGATGCGATCGCGTCCCTTAACGCGGGGCGCTCTGTTGTTGTGTGTGCGCCCACAGGTTCGGGCAAAACGTTAGTTGGAGAATATGCCATCTATCGTGCTTTGGCACGGGGGAAACGGGTATTTTATACCACTCCCCTCAAGGCGTTGTCTAACCAAAAATTACGTGATTTTCGAGAAAAATTTGGGTCTGATCTGGTTGGGCTGTTAACTGGCGATGCTTCCATTAACAGAGATGCGCCAATTTTGGTGATGACCACAGAGATTTTTCGGAATATGCTCTACGGTACACCAATCGGGCAAGTTGGCATTTCTCTCGTAGATGTAGAAGCAGTGGTGCTGGATGAGTGCCATTACATGAACGATCGCCAACGCGGTACAGTCTGGGAAGAGTCGATTATTTATTGTCCCCGCGAAGTGCAACTAGTAGCCCTGTCAGCCACCGTTGCTAATAGTGACCAACTCACCGACTGGCTAAATCGCGTCCACGGCCCCACCGACCTGATTTATTCCGATTTTCGCCCTGTTCCCCTAGAGTTTCACTACTGTAATCCCAAGGGGTTGTTTCCCCTGCTGAATGACAGCAAAACCAAAATTAACCCCCGCCTAGCCAATAGAGGTAAAAAGCGACAAGGGGATAGGGGAAAAAATGGCAGACCCGAAGCCCCCGGCATCATCTATACCCTGAGTCAGCTACAGCAACGGGATATGTTGCCAGCGATTTATTTTATCTTCAGTCGTCGGGGCTGTGATAAAGCTGTCGCAGAAGTAGGTGATTTATGGCTAGTTGATAATGACGAGTCGCAAATATTGCGGCGGCAAATCGATGACTTCTTAGCCAAAAACCCGGATGCTGGACGTTCTGGACAAATTGCCCCCCTATATCGGGGAATTGCTGCCCACCACGCCGGGATTTTACCAGCTTGGAAGGTGTTGGTAGAAGAATTATTCCAGCAAGGGCTAATTAAAGTTGTATTCGCCACGGAAACCTTAGCCGCAGGTATTAATATGCCTGCCAGGACGACAGTTATTTCCACCCTCTCCAAGCGTACCGACACCGGACACCGCCTCCTCAACGCTTCGGAATTTCTGCAAATGGCAGGACGGGCTGGTCGGCGGGGGATGGATAAGCAAGGTCATGTGGTTACAGTGCAGACTCCCTTTGAAGGATCTAAAGAAGCTGCTTATTTAGCCACATCCAAACCAGACCCCTTAGTTAGTCAGTTTACGCCTAGCTACGGTATGGTGTTGAACTTACTACAAACCCACACCATAGAACAAGCCAAAGAACTGATCGAACGCAGTTTTGGGCAGTACATGGCGACTTTGCATTTGCGCCCGGACTACGAGGAAATGGCCGCCTTAGAAGGCGAATTAGCCAAGCTACAGGAACTAATCAACTCCGTTGACGAGAATGATATAGCGATTTATGAAAAATTGCGGCAACGGTTGAAAGTAGAACGCCAGTTATTGAAGACTTTACAAGAGCAAGCCCAGGAGGAGCGACAAGAGCAAATTAAAATGCTTTTGGATTTTGCCGTTTCGGGAACACTGGTGAGTCTCAAGGGAAAAAATATTAATGTTTCCTCTCCCGTAACAGCCGTGTTAGTGGGTAAAACTTCAGGTTCTCAATCGCCTTGCTTGGTGTGCTTAGGACAAGATAATCGGTGGTATGTGGCTGCTAGTGAGGATGTAGTTGATTTATATGCCGAACTACCGCGCGTCGATGTGCCGCCAGACATCATACCACCACCAGAATTGATGCTAAAACCGGGTCAGTCGAGCCGTGGTGCGAAGGAAACATTTGCGATCGCCCAAAGTATCCCTGACCCAGATGGCACGCTACATCTCTCCCCAGAGGTAGCAGAACAACTCAGCCGCACCACCGCCATTCAAGCGCAATTAGAAGCCAATCCTCTGCATCAATCAGGTAGTGTGGCGACAATTTTCAAAGCCCGCGCCCGTTATGTGGAACTAGAAGCCGAACTCGAACAGATGCAGGCTGTAGTAGAGCAACAATCTCAGCGTTATTGGGAGGAGTTTCTCAACTTAATTACTATCTTGCAGCAATTCGATTGCTTAGATAACTTAGTACCCACCCAACTGGGTCAAATTGCCGCCGCCATTCGGGGAGAAAATGAACTATGGTTAGGGTTAGCTTTGGCTAGTGGAGAGTTAAATAATTTAGATCCCCACCACTTAGCCGCTACTATCGCCGCCTTAGTTACAGAAACCCCCCGCCCAGATAGCAGAGTTAACTTCAACCTTTCGCCAGAAATAGATGACGCTTGGTCGAGATTACAAAAAACCCGTCGCTCTGTCCTGAAGGTGCAATATCGGCATGGTGTAGCCTTACCTGTAGGTTTGGAGAATCGCTATATTGGCTTAATTGCTCTGGTGGAACAGTGGGCTTTAGGAACCGAATGGAGTGATCTTTGCCAAAACACTACCTTGGATGAAGGTGATGTAGTGCGAATTTTACGCCGGACTTTGGATTTGTTATCCCAAATCCCCCACGTTCCATATTTACCCGATGTATTACAGCGTAACGCCTACCGAGCAATGCAACTGATTGACCGATTCCCGGTGAATGAGGTTGTGGAGTAG
- a CDS encoding serine/threonine phosphatase — MLICPQCEFENPDANKFCQKCGASLSHKVCPQCSAEVPVNDQNCHNCGAETGTMWRAIIGIGEEQQQKTELSTSFVLSGSYLDKEQRYQVLEVLSTEKNEVSARVLDCQPYQVSPIEAILAHQQQGVVASTVEGAGIPSLAKAYMVLQSQKYPQIPQIHDAWQDGDVQILLIEDRSHWEPLLNLWRKETTSSLEIIHWFAQMTQLWALLEPVSCQDSLLKLENLCLDEDQTIALQRLYVKPANEDSAIAVKAETAEEDDITLPLLGQPANVQALGQVWHALFRESQRTQFGSIIQILGDLEQGKIQTIAQLRSRLQAVATELEATTNPDFQPMEEQQTNTPTFLQLDDVEDTSSRGDDAPTVVLSVQLSSLEDAGRTDVGRQRNHNEDYFGIETKVEKVELPRNRTLQAHGLYILCDGMGGHAGGEVASELAVSTLRQYFQQSWTNNQLPTEDNIREAVYLANGAIYEQNQQEARSGVGRMGTTLVMLLIQNNQAAVAHVGDSRLYRVTRKQGLEQVTVDHEVGQREINRGVEESIAYARPDAYQLTQALGPRDETAINPDVEFFEINEDTLLVLASDGLSDNNLVETNWQTHLLPLLSSSANLEQGVTQLIDLANQYNGHDNITAIVVRAKVRPNLGDNS, encoded by the coding sequence ATGCTAATTTGCCCCCAGTGTGAATTTGAAAACCCTGATGCTAACAAGTTTTGCCAAAAATGTGGTGCTTCTTTGTCCCACAAAGTTTGCCCTCAATGTAGTGCTGAAGTGCCTGTGAATGATCAAAATTGTCATAATTGTGGTGCGGAGACTGGGACAATGTGGCGAGCAATTATTGGAATTGGAGAAGAGCAACAACAGAAGACGGAACTGTCTACATCATTTGTCTTGAGCGGTTCTTATCTAGACAAGGAACAGCGTTATCAAGTCTTGGAAGTGCTATCAACCGAAAAAAATGAGGTTAGCGCCAGGGTCTTGGACTGTCAACCATATCAAGTGTCACCAATCGAAGCAATATTAGCTCATCAGCAACAGGGGGTAGTCGCTTCCACAGTGGAAGGCGCTGGTATTCCTAGTTTGGCTAAGGCTTACATGGTCTTACAATCTCAAAAATACCCACAAATTCCGCAAATTCATGATGCTTGGCAGGACGGCGATGTGCAGATACTCCTCATTGAAGACCGTTCTCACTGGGAGCCTTTACTAAATCTTTGGCGTAAGGAAACGACCAGTTCGTTAGAAATTATCCACTGGTTTGCGCAAATGACTCAACTTTGGGCGCTACTAGAACCAGTGAGTTGTCAAGATAGTTTGTTAAAGCTGGAAAATTTATGTCTAGATGAAGACCAAACAATAGCTTTACAAAGATTGTATGTGAAACCAGCTAATGAAGATTCAGCAATTGCGGTTAAGGCGGAAACAGCAGAAGAAGACGATATAACCTTACCCTTATTAGGGCAACCTGCAAATGTACAGGCTTTAGGACAAGTTTGGCACGCACTATTTAGGGAATCTCAGCGCACTCAGTTTGGTTCTATTATCCAGATTTTAGGAGATTTAGAACAGGGTAAGATTCAAACGATCGCTCAATTGCGATCGCGTTTGCAAGCAGTCGCCACAGAACTAGAAGCAACCACAAACCCAGATTTTCAGCCAATGGAAGAACAACAAACAAATACGCCAACCTTCTTGCAATTGGATGATGTAGAAGATACATCCAGCAGAGGTGATGACGCACCGACGGTAGTTTTATCAGTACAGTTAAGCAGCTTGGAAGATGCAGGACGTACTGATGTTGGTCGTCAACGTAATCACAATGAAGACTACTTTGGCATTGAAACTAAAGTCGAGAAAGTAGAATTGCCTAGAAACCGCACTTTACAAGCTCATGGTTTATACATTCTTTGTGATGGGATGGGAGGACACGCAGGCGGTGAAGTGGCTAGTGAGTTAGCAGTATCTACCTTGCGCCAATACTTTCAGCAATCTTGGACTAATAATCAATTGCCAACGGAAGATAATATTCGTGAGGCAGTTTACCTTGCTAATGGGGCAATTTACGAGCAGAACCAACAAGAAGCCCGTTCCGGTGTAGGGCGTATGGGTACTACCTTGGTAATGCTACTAATTCAAAATAATCAAGCAGCCGTTGCTCATGTGGGTGATAGCCGTCTTTACCGTGTAACTCGTAAGCAGGGTTTAGAACAAGTAACGGTAGACCATGAAGTCGGTCAAAGGGAAATCAACAGAGGTGTAGAAGAAAGTATCGCTTATGCCCGTCCTGATGCTTATCAACTTACCCAAGCATTAGGTCCGCGTGATGAAACTGCAATTAACCCCGATGTGGAATTTTTTGAAATTAACGAAGATACTTTGCTTGTTCTCGCTTCCGATGGGCTATCTGATAATAACTTAGTAGAAACTAACTGGCAGACTCACCTACTGCCCTTATTAAGTTCCAGCGCTAACTTAGAGCAGGGCGTTACACAATTAATTGATTTAGCTAACCAATATAATGGTCATGACAACATTACTGCTATAGTTGTCCGGGCAAAAGTACGTCCGAATCTGGGGGATAATTCGTAA
- a CDS encoding Rpn family recombination-promoting nuclease/putative transposase: MRRDSIFYKLFQQCPTLLFELLTNRPPNADAYRFDSVAVKEPKFEIDGVFLPPENEGAGVVYFCEVQFQKDEQLYERVFAESALYFYRNRARFSDWQAVIIYPSRNIEQNDIHPHRSLLNGGQVLRVYLDELGDIRQLPLWVAIMVLTTLEESQAPQEARYLLTRTRQEVSESASRAIMEIVTTIMVYKFEQLSRREVESMLDITIKQTRVYREIKEEGREEATLNLVIRLLTKRFGELSEETRSLISGLPLPVLEDLSEALLDFTSLADLQAWLERQEIN; encoded by the coding sequence ATGCGTCGGGACTCAATTTTTTACAAACTCTTTCAACAATGTCCGACATTGCTATTTGAATTATTGACAAATCGCCCACCAAATGCAGATGCTTATCGATTTGATTCAGTAGCTGTCAAAGAACCAAAATTTGAAATTGATGGGGTGTTTCTCCCGCCAGAAAATGAGGGTGCTGGGGTTGTGTATTTCTGCGAGGTACAATTTCAAAAAGATGAACAGCTTTATGAGAGAGTATTCGCAGAATCGGCACTGTATTTTTACCGCAACCGTGCTAGGTTTAGCGATTGGCAAGCAGTAATCATCTACCCATCTCGTAATATTGAGCAAAATGATATTCATCCTCATCGCTCATTACTCAATGGTGGACAAGTGCTGAGAGTTTATTTGGATGAATTAGGGGATATTCGTCAACTTCCTTTATGGGTAGCAATAATGGTACTCACCACCCTTGAGGAAAGCCAAGCACCTCAAGAAGCTAGGTATTTGTTGACAAGGACTCGTCAAGAGGTAAGCGAATCAGCAAGTCGCGCCATAATGGAGATAGTTACAACAATTATGGTGTACAAATTTGAGCAATTAAGTAGAAGAGAGGTTGAGTCTATGCTTGATATAACAATAAAGCAAACGAGAGTTTATCGAGAAATAAAAGAAGAAGGACGAGAAGAAGCAACTCTTAATCTTGTAATCCGTCTGCTAACTAAGCGTTTTGGAGAACTATCTGAGGAAACGCGCTCCTTAATTTCTGGCTTACCTTTGCCTGTTCTGGAAGATTTGAGCGAAGCTTTATTAGATTTTACTAGTTTGGCTGATTTACAGGCTTGGTTAGAAAGACAAGAAATTAATTAA
- a CDS encoding ChaB family protein, with translation MPEVYQAERTISTVFKEQKQVDDVIRRLLDRGVPRDHISIMGRNFQSETRIAGFITKRDVILGGLRTGAIFGSLFGSFLSLLTGVGVLFIPFVGPIVAAGPISALLLGAASGAIAGSAGAGLVSVLTTLGMPEDKAAIYQTRLQAGEFLLLAEVPSDRAGEFQLLLESAGGEEISTIDKTLARPCPGPCNSPEDLSPEVRSHLSPDAQSTFIERYNNVLNETTDEFTAEQAAWEAVHQKFDEDDNGVWSKVKVGV, from the coding sequence GTGCCAGAAGTTTATCAAGCAGAACGTACTATTTCTACTGTATTTAAAGAACAGAAGCAAGTTGATGATGTAATTCGCCGTTTGTTAGATAGAGGTGTACCCAGAGATCATATTTCGATCATGGGTAGAAACTTTCAATCAGAAACTCGCATTGCAGGTTTTATTACCAAAAGAGATGTAATCTTAGGTGGTTTGCGGACAGGTGCAATTTTTGGTTCCTTGTTTGGTTCCTTCCTCAGTTTGCTGACAGGCGTAGGCGTACTATTTATTCCCTTTGTCGGGCCGATTGTGGCGGCTGGTCCCATTAGCGCCTTGTTATTGGGTGCGGCTAGTGGTGCGATCGCAGGTAGTGCTGGCGCTGGTTTAGTCTCCGTTCTCACCACCTTGGGAATGCCTGAAGATAAAGCGGCAATTTATCAAACCCGCTTACAAGCTGGTGAGTTTTTGTTACTAGCAGAAGTACCAAGCGATCGCGCTGGTGAATTTCAGTTGTTGTTAGAAAGTGCTGGCGGCGAGGAAATCAGCACAATCGATAAAACCCTGGCTCGTCCTTGTCCTGGCCCTTGTAATAGTCCAGAAGACTTATCTCCAGAAGTGCGTTCTCACCTTTCACCAGACGCACAAAGCACCTTTATTGAACGCTATAACAATGTGCTAAACGAAACTACTGACGAGTTCACAGCAGAACAAGCGGCTTGGGAAGCTGTTCATCAAAAATTTGACGAAGATGATAATGGTGTTTGGTCAAAAGTTAAAGTCGGCGTTTAA
- a CDS encoding FHA domain-containing serine/threonine-protein kinase: MVTLTLLEPQQKTPLKQWCFENSTVIRIGRAADNHVILTDSLVSRHHLEIRQISSAGGGSWQVISKGTNGTFLNGVLVIQDSLPNNALLQLAQGGPIIQFQTQETIPPEWKSVAAGDSPIGKSSLELNNPAGLAVTCSHEGNSPQNLFCIHCGQPLSVIQTIRHYQVLRTLGQGGMGTTYLAWDAAGVIAGHPKLLVLKQMNADMARIAKAQELFEREAYTLKSLNHPGIPQYYDFFVEGGKKYLAMELVHGQDLEKRIYATGPVIPSQAIAWMIQTCEILDYLHSQEPPLIHRDIKPANLMVRTANNQIAVLDFGAVKEIGTTPGTRIGAEGYCAPEQERGQPLTQSDLYAIGPTLIFLITGDSPFKFYRQKGRAFRFDVSKIPTVTPKLKDLIDRVTEPLPRDRFQSAKELAAALAACK, encoded by the coding sequence GTGGTCACTCTGACGCTGCTAGAACCGCAACAAAAAACACCCCTAAAGCAGTGGTGCTTTGAAAATTCCACCGTGATTCGCATTGGTCGCGCGGCGGATAATCATGTAATTTTGACTGATAGCTTGGTTTCCCGACATCATCTGGAAATTCGGCAAATTAGTTCTGCTGGCGGCGGTTCATGGCAGGTGATCAGTAAGGGAACAAATGGTACTTTTCTTAATGGCGTTCTAGTAATTCAAGATTCTTTGCCCAATAATGCCCTCTTGCAACTGGCGCAGGGAGGGCCGATTATTCAATTCCAAACTCAGGAGACGATACCACCAGAATGGAAATCAGTTGCGGCTGGAGATAGCCCAATAGGAAAAAGTTCTCTAGAATTAAACAATCCGGCTGGTTTGGCTGTTACTTGTAGCCATGAAGGTAATTCGCCACAAAACTTATTTTGTATTCATTGTGGACAACCGCTTTCGGTCATCCAAACCATTCGCCATTACCAAGTGTTGCGAACCTTGGGTCAAGGCGGGATGGGAACTACCTACTTGGCTTGGGATGCAGCCGGGGTGATTGCTGGACACCCTAAACTGTTGGTATTGAAGCAAATGAATGCCGATATGGCAAGAATTGCCAAAGCTCAAGAATTATTTGAACGGGAAGCTTACACGCTCAAGTCTTTGAACCATCCAGGTATTCCCCAGTATTATGATTTTTTTGTGGAAGGTGGGAAAAAATATTTGGCGATGGAGTTAGTGCATGGGCAAGATTTGGAAAAACGCATCTACGCCACTGGCCCGGTGATTCCCAGCCAAGCGATCGCCTGGATGATCCAAACCTGCGAAATCCTAGATTATCTCCACAGCCAAGAACCGCCACTCATCCACCGCGATATTAAACCAGCGAACTTGATGGTGCGGACAGCCAATAATCAAATAGCAGTCCTAGATTTTGGTGCGGTGAAGGAAATCGGCACTACCCCAGGCACACGAATTGGTGCAGAGGGTTATTGCGCCCCAGAACAAGAACGAGGACAACCTTTAACCCAATCTGACCTATATGCGATCGGCCCCACGTTAATTTTTCTCATCACCGGCGATAGTCCTTTCAAGTTTTACCGCCAAAAAGGACGCGCTTTCCGCTTTGATGTCAGTAAAATTCCCACTGTCACGCCCAAGCTCAAAGATTTAATTGACCGCGTTACCGAACCCTTACCACGCGATCGCTTTCAGTCTGCCAAAGAACTAGCTGCGGCTTTAGCTGCTTGTAAGTAA
- a CDS encoding Dps family protein, translating to MPRINIGLTDEQRQGVINLLNQDLADSYLLLVKTKKYHWDVVGPQFRSLHQLWEEHYQTLTENIDAIAERVRTLGGYPVGSLEGFLQIATLKEHAGNVPSATGMVANLVQDHEQLIRNIRDHVDRSGEEFQDQGTADFLTGLMEQHEEMAWMLRSFIEGESVEPSGTQPATETKTPIGV from the coding sequence ATGCCTAGAATAAACATTGGTTTGACAGACGAGCAACGTCAAGGGGTAATTAATCTGTTGAATCAAGATTTAGCAGATTCTTATTTACTTTTGGTGAAAACGAAAAAATACCACTGGGATGTAGTTGGGCCTCAGTTCCGTAGTCTGCATCAACTGTGGGAAGAACACTACCAAACACTAACAGAAAACATTGATGCGATCGCAGAACGAGTTCGCACTTTAGGCGGTTATCCTGTAGGCTCCTTAGAAGGATTTCTCCAAATCGCTACCCTCAAGGAACATGCAGGTAATGTCCCCAGCGCAACAGGAATGGTAGCTAACCTCGTTCAAGACCATGAACAGTTGATTCGCAATATCAGAGACCACGTAGACCGCAGTGGCGAAGAGTTTCAAGACCAAGGAACTGCTGACTTCCTTACCGGACTCATGGAACAACATGAAGAGATGGCTTGGATGCTACGCTCTTTCATTGAAGGCGAATCAGTTGAACCAAGCGGTACACAACCAGCAACAGAAACCAAAACTCCTATTGGTGTGTAA
- a CDS encoding rRNA large subunit pseudouridine synthase E, producing MTNDYRYIIFHKPYGVLSQFTQESPKHVTLKEYIDVPDVYAVGRLDWDSEGLLLLTNNGRLQHRLSDPRFGHERTYWVQVERIPDEEAIHKLQTGVEIQNYRTRPAKVRLLSDEPNVSDRNPPIRFRKNVPTAWLEMTLTEGKNRQVRRMTAAVGFPTLRLIRVSIGHLHLEGLPLGEWRDLTSLELKLLQDSSFR from the coding sequence ATGACTAATGACTACCGATACATCATTTTTCACAAACCCTATGGTGTCTTGAGCCAGTTTACTCAAGAATCTCCTAAACACGTAACCCTAAAAGAGTATATTGATGTCCCTGATGTTTATGCTGTGGGTCGTTTGGATTGGGATAGTGAAGGGTTACTTTTATTAACAAATAATGGCAGGTTGCAGCATCGTCTATCTGACCCGCGTTTTGGTCATGAAAGAACGTACTGGGTGCAGGTAGAACGTATTCCTGATGAGGAGGCTATACACAAGTTACAAACAGGGGTAGAAATTCAAAATTATCGCACGCGACCAGCAAAGGTCAGGTTATTATCAGATGAGCCGAATGTAAGCGATCGCAATCCGCCAATTAGATTTCGGAAAAATGTTCCCACTGCTTGGTTAGAAATGACTTTGACTGAAGGTAAAAACCGTCAAGTCCGGCGGATGACTGCGGCTGTAGGGTTTCCGACTTTGCGGTTAATTCGGGTGAGTATAGGACATTTACATTTGGAAGGTCTGCCTTTAGGTGAGTGGCGTGACCTTACTTCCTTGGAACTAAAGCTACTACAAGATTCGTCTTTTAGGTAG